One Candidatus Nanopelagicales bacterium DNA window includes the following coding sequences:
- a CDS encoding type I restriction endonuclease subunit R encodes MIPTESDLEFLVLEFLKNEGWGVVYGPDLAPGEPNEERTDYRDVVLVGRLRTAVAELSPFLSQDAVEDVVKTVLRAESQVAMTENWRAYQLLTEGVPVQYRDSSGAIKDARARIVDWDDPANNNLVAINQFTIKGKSERRPDVLLFVNGLPLVLFELKRAGAKNATLRGAFNQIATYRNQIPDVFTWNQVTVISDGVNARAGTFTAGWEHYAPWKTIDGSSVPKGVSEIEVLTKGMCTPERLLDLVRNFVVYTGDGAGMVKKTAKYHQFWAVNKAVISTVEAVEGDGRAGVVWHTQGSGKSLEMEWYAGKIMRHPAMENPTIVVLTDRNDLDDQLFDDTFAASKPGAPLPEAPVQADSREHLKELLNKRQSGGIIFSTLQKFGLSKDERDAGTSFPTLSERINIVVMVDEAHRSNYDFIDGFARHLRDGLPNATYIGFTGTPIEAKDKSTRQVFGEYIDVYDLTQAVADGATVKVLYEPRLAKVELPKDALGVLDEEFAKATSGTEEEAKERLKSRWAQVEAIVGSDKRIKELATDIVSHWEARKEAMTGKAIIVAMSRRIAVALYDEIAKLRPDWASDDNTTGKLKVVITGSAADDATLQPHIRSKEALRALKSRAKDPNDELDIVIVRDMWLTGFDSPSMHTMYVDKPMKGANLMQAIARVNRTFKDKPAGLVVDYLGIAEDLKSALADYTSRDQKSQELGQDISIKAIPAMVSKHEVVCNILHGCEWRNGLASGGPKAFIDTLTSTVEYLLAQHVEAPSLDACTKEAPCLKHRFMSQTRDLIALYVMCVPSDKALAIRDDVAFFEAIRSQIAKIEGVDREGGDPNAAMDTAIQQIISGAMAGTGVIDIYEEAGIAKPDLSLIDDEFIDRFKKTNKPNIQIQVLKKILAGEITRISKRNIVSGRAFSEMLEQSLLRYQNRTLDAAQVVAELVDLAKTLQNEADRGGKLGLNSDELAFYDAIRTNDAAVMELGDDTLKKIAHELVDIVRRDAKTDWNVKEQVRAKLRSAIKRLLLKYGYPPDQEESATQLVLDQAEVIAGEEAA; translated from the coding sequence ATGATTCCAACTGAGTCTGATCTCGAGTTCTTGGTTCTCGAGTTCTTGAAGAACGAGGGCTGGGGTGTCGTATACGGCCCGGATCTTGCGCCGGGTGAGCCGAATGAGGAGCGCACGGATTACCGAGATGTGGTGTTGGTCGGTCGTCTTCGGACGGCTGTGGCGGAGTTGAGTCCGTTCTTGTCGCAGGATGCGGTTGAGGATGTGGTGAAGACGGTACTGCGGGCTGAGTCCCAGGTTGCGATGACGGAGAACTGGCGCGCTTATCAACTCCTGACCGAGGGTGTGCCGGTCCAGTACCGGGATTCCTCTGGTGCGATCAAGGATGCGCGTGCGCGGATTGTCGACTGGGATGATCCGGCGAATAACAATCTTGTGGCGATCAACCAGTTCACGATCAAGGGCAAGTCCGAGCGCCGCCCGGATGTGCTGCTGTTCGTCAACGGCCTGCCGCTGGTGCTGTTCGAGTTGAAGCGCGCGGGTGCGAAGAACGCGACCCTGCGCGGGGCGTTCAACCAGATCGCCACCTACCGCAACCAGATCCCTGACGTGTTCACGTGGAACCAGGTCACGGTGATCTCCGATGGGGTGAATGCCCGCGCGGGCACGTTCACTGCGGGGTGGGAGCACTACGCCCCGTGGAAGACCATCGACGGATCGAGTGTGCCGAAGGGAGTCTCGGAGATCGAGGTTCTCACCAAGGGCATGTGCACCCCTGAGCGTCTGCTGGACCTGGTGCGCAACTTTGTCGTCTACACCGGTGATGGCGCGGGCATGGTGAAGAAGACCGCGAAGTATCACCAGTTCTGGGCGGTGAACAAGGCCGTCATCTCCACCGTGGAAGCGGTCGAGGGCGATGGCCGTGCTGGTGTCGTGTGGCACACCCAAGGCTCAGGCAAATCCCTGGAGATGGAGTGGTACGCGGGCAAGATCATGCGTCACCCTGCGATGGAGAATCCGACCATCGTTGTCCTGACGGACCGTAACGATCTTGATGATCAGTTGTTTGATGACACGTTCGCAGCTTCTAAGCCTGGTGCGCCTTTGCCGGAAGCACCGGTGCAGGCTGACTCGCGTGAGCATTTGAAAGAGTTACTGAACAAGCGGCAGTCCGGTGGCATTATTTTCTCCACGTTGCAGAAGTTCGGGTTATCTAAGGATGAGAGGGACGCTGGAACGAGTTTCCCGACTCTGTCGGAGCGGATCAACATTGTTGTCATGGTTGATGAGGCTCACCGCTCCAACTATGACTTTATTGACGGTTTCGCCCGCCACTTGCGCGATGGCCTGCCGAACGCGACTTACATCGGTTTCACTGGCACGCCCATTGAGGCTAAAGACAAATCCACTCGTCAGGTGTTCGGTGAATACATTGACGTGTATGACCTGACCCAGGCTGTTGCTGATGGCGCGACGGTGAAAGTTTTGTACGAACCTCGTCTTGCAAAGGTGGAACTTCCCAAGGACGCGTTGGGCGTCCTTGATGAGGAGTTCGCGAAAGCGACCTCGGGTACGGAGGAAGAGGCTAAGGAACGACTGAAGTCCCGTTGGGCTCAGGTTGAAGCGATCGTCGGGTCAGATAAACGCATCAAAGAACTTGCTACCGACATCGTCTCGCATTGGGAAGCACGTAAAGAAGCAATGACAGGCAAGGCGATCATTGTTGCGATGTCCCGCCGTATCGCAGTAGCGCTGTATGACGAAATCGCGAAACTGCGCCCTGACTGGGCAAGCGATGACAACACCACAGGGAAACTGAAAGTTGTTATCACTGGTTCCGCCGCTGATGATGCAACACTTCAACCCCACATTCGTTCCAAAGAAGCTCTTCGCGCATTGAAGTCCCGCGCGAAAGACCCAAATGATGAACTTGACATCGTCATTGTGCGCGACATGTGGCTCACCGGATTTGATTCACCTTCCATGCACACCATGTATGTGGATAAGCCGATGAAGGGCGCGAACCTCATGCAGGCCATTGCGCGCGTGAACCGCACTTTCAAGGACAAGCCCGCAGGTCTAGTTGTGGACTATTTAGGTATCGCTGAAGACCTTAAAAGCGCCCTCGCGGACTACACATCTCGTGATCAAAAAAGTCAGGAACTTGGCCAAGATATCTCGATCAAAGCGATCCCCGCGATGGTCTCCAAACACGAAGTGGTGTGCAACATTCTTCATGGATGCGAGTGGCGCAACGGTTTAGCTTCTGGCGGCCCGAAGGCATTCATAGACACCCTCACCTCCACAGTGGAATATCTGTTGGCTCAACATGTTGAAGCCCCATCCCTAGATGCCTGCACCAAGGAAGCCCCGTGCCTTAAACACAGGTTCATGTCTCAGACCCGCGACCTGATTGCCCTGTACGTCATGTGTGTACCCAGCGACAAAGCGCTAGCAATCCGAGATGACGTCGCATTCTTTGAAGCCATCCGCTCACAAATCGCCAAAATCGAAGGCGTTGACCGTGAAGGCGGCGACCCCAACGCCGCGATGGACACCGCCATCCAGCAAATCATCTCTGGCGCTATGGCTGGAACCGGTGTCATCGACATTTACGAGGAAGCCGGCATCGCCAAACCCGACCTGTCCCTCATTGACGATGAGTTCATCGACCGATTCAAGAAGACCAACAAACCCAACATCCAAATACAGGTGTTAAAGAAAATCCTCGCAGGAGAAATCACCCGCATTTCCAAACGCAACATCGTCTCTGGCCGTGCGTTCTCAGAGATGCTCGAGCAGTCCCTTTTGCGCTACCAAAACAGAACCCTTGACGCCGCCCAGGTCGTCGCTGAACTCGTTGACCTAGCCAAAACCCTGCAGAATGAAGCCGACCGCGGAGGCAAACTTGGTCTCAACTCCGACGAGCTCGCTTTCTATGACGCGATCCGCACAAACGACGCGGCCGTTATGGAACTCGGCGATGACACGCTCAAGAAAATCGCCCACGAACTGGTCGACATTGTCCGCCGCGACGCTAAAACTGACTGGAACGTCAAAGAACAGGTCCGCGCGAAACTGCGCTCCGCCATTAAGCGACTTTTGCTGAAGTATGGGTATCCACCCGACCAAGAAGAATCAGCCACCCAGTTAGTCCTAGACCAAGCCGAAGTCATTGCAGGAGAAGAAGCCGCATAG
- a CDS encoding DUF4238 domain-containing protein, producing MAHRKDPLRRRHHTVSKFYLAGFANESRQLSQVHLPGHHTHLNSVVNATVDTDFYSVRAEDGSLDDTMERAFGELEGPAAGVLQRGVDSLWPLPSEEKATLASWIALQYMRGPALRRTQNQLMAQMHQMIVLMAGRPALRQAIEAHEGRAISDARLEWEWNDLTQGGGPTLEPDAFFHARTIGETLPWLTDLVFQSQWMLVTFQRRNLFTCDHPVSLVAPSDLPSFLGVGLATAEAYLLPLSRKLGLVVMPHEHGADVQVGGTTNLWRVFVDHTLENARGYLFHHPEDSIPPELILPQPRSLELAQLDTSIFERRISVEEIVDTSADRAARKRMRDLTSTEPTLSGADLVWPIPGRIALERPDSL from the coding sequence ATGGCGCATCGCAAGGATCCACTTCGCCGTCGACACCACACGGTGTCGAAGTTTTATCTGGCCGGATTCGCCAACGAGTCAAGACAACTTTCACAAGTGCATCTGCCGGGTCATCACACGCATTTGAACTCCGTTGTCAATGCGACGGTAGACACGGATTTCTACTCCGTGCGCGCAGAGGACGGCTCCCTTGATGACACGATGGAGCGAGCGTTCGGAGAACTGGAAGGTCCAGCAGCGGGTGTGCTTCAGCGCGGGGTCGATTCCCTTTGGCCCCTGCCGTCTGAGGAAAAAGCGACACTTGCCAGTTGGATTGCACTGCAATACATGCGTGGGCCAGCGCTCCGCAGAACGCAAAACCAGTTAATGGCACAGATGCACCAAATGATTGTGCTGATGGCAGGCAGGCCAGCACTGCGCCAAGCCATCGAAGCCCATGAAGGTAGAGCCATTTCGGATGCGCGACTGGAATGGGAATGGAACGACCTCACACAGGGCGGTGGACCCACACTGGAGCCAGACGCCTTCTTCCATGCGCGCACGATAGGCGAGACATTGCCATGGCTCACTGACTTAGTGTTCCAGAGTCAATGGATGCTGGTGACATTTCAACGACGCAATCTCTTCACTTGCGACCATCCGGTTTCGCTCGTCGCGCCTTCGGATCTTCCGTCATTCCTGGGTGTGGGATTGGCGACCGCCGAGGCCTATTTATTGCCCTTGTCCCGAAAGTTGGGTTTAGTCGTCATGCCGCACGAGCACGGAGCAGATGTACAAGTCGGAGGAACGACCAACCTTTGGAGAGTTTTCGTTGACCACACGTTGGAGAATGCCCGCGGGTACCTTTTCCATCACCCAGAGGACTCCATTCCGCCAGAGCTCATTCTTCCGCAACCACGAAGCCTCGAACTCGCTCAACTGGACACTTCAATCTTTGAGCGGCGTATTTCTGTCGAGGAAATCGTTGACACTTCAGCGGATCGGGCCGCGCGAAAGCGCATGCGCGATCTCACATCGACGGAACCCACCCTGTCGGGTGCAGACCTGGTGTGGCCAATACCGGGCAGGATCGCGCTGGAGCGACCGGACTCACTCTGA
- a CDS encoding fasciclin domain-containing protein, whose translation MRTKISRAAVAGTAALIGLAALAPTAQAAEGETSLATVLKVGQSKFDRDYADFDILTKAVETVLGAKPNSNVKLLAYGMTALTVFAPTDQAFMNLATTLSGKKVKTEAAAFKVVAGLGVDTVENVLLYHVVPGSTILSQDALKANGAKLKSAVEGKLLVSR comes from the coding sequence ATGCGTACCAAAATTTCTCGGGCGGCAGTTGCCGGCACCGCCGCACTCATCGGACTTGCCGCTCTCGCACCTACGGCCCAAGCTGCTGAAGGTGAAACCTCACTAGCAACGGTGCTCAAGGTCGGTCAATCTAAGTTCGACCGCGATTATGCGGATTTCGACATTCTGACAAAAGCAGTAGAAACTGTTTTGGGCGCTAAGCCAAATTCGAACGTCAAGCTCCTTGCTTATGGAATGACAGCACTTACCGTTTTCGCTCCTACTGACCAAGCATTCATGAACTTGGCAACCACACTCAGCGGTAAGAAGGTCAAGACAGAAGCTGCGGCATTCAAGGTTGTTGCCGGTCTTGGAGTGGACACCGTTGAAAATGTATTGCTCTATCACGTGGTGCCAGGGTCAACAATTCTTTCTCAGGATGCCTTGAAGGCCAACGGAGCCAAGCTCAAGTCTGCAGTTGAAGGAAAACTATTGGTGTCAAGGTGA
- a CDS encoding anti-sigma factor, producing the protein MWSAIAFELNLSTSRSTDHENSQVVRSLATARSRKRIPVWLGVAAASVGIVAGAALTAAILESQGSQESSTQVVARAELAPVANSSSRGTAVVETTEQGPMLHVTVRDLPPIVDGYYEVWMATADAKTMVALGTLNTQSDSIFSLPAGMQMSKFPLVDVSVEHFDGIAGHSAQSVVRGQFST; encoded by the coding sequence GTGTGGTCGGCTATTGCTTTTGAATTGAATCTTTCCACTTCAAGGTCGACCGATCACGAAAACTCGCAGGTGGTGCGTTCGCTTGCCACCGCTAGGAGTCGCAAGCGCATTCCCGTATGGCTAGGCGTGGCCGCTGCATCTGTTGGCATTGTGGCTGGTGCTGCTCTCACTGCTGCAATTCTTGAATCACAAGGATCCCAAGAGTCGAGCACACAGGTTGTGGCTCGCGCTGAGTTGGCACCTGTCGCTAACTCTTCGAGTCGAGGAACAGCAGTCGTTGAAACTACGGAACAAGGGCCGATGCTTCACGTGACCGTTCGTGATTTGCCACCTATTGTTGATGGGTATTACGAGGTTTGGATGGCTACTGCTGACGCGAAAACAATGGTTGCGCTTGGAACTTTGAACACGCAATCCGATTCGATTTTCTCGTTACCTGCAGGCATGCAAATGAGCAAATTCCCACTGGTTGACGTTTCTGTCGAGCATTTTGACGGAATTGCCGGGCACAGCGCGCAAAGCGTTGTTCGGGGTCAGTTTTCCACTTGA
- a CDS encoding mycofactocin-coupled SDR family oxidoreductase, with protein MTGRVAGKVAFITGAARGQGRAHAIALAEEGADIIAVDICENVKSVDYVLATPEDLEDTAAAVRALGRKILTRVVDVRDAEAMTAVVNDGVAEFGHLDIVVANAGVCITRPWNKVSPQIWQDTLDINLTGVWNTCTATIPHLIKNEGGSIIITSSTGGIKGLPFLAPYVATKHAIVGIAKSLANELASNNIRVNTIHPTGVNTPMVTGLGGEAPTASAGSNKLSPIYDNMLDVGLIEARDVSYAVLYLASDEAKYVTGTQLKIDAGNTNR; from the coding sequence ATGACTGGTCGCGTCGCTGGAAAAGTTGCATTTATTACAGGTGCAGCGCGCGGACAGGGGCGAGCTCACGCCATTGCCTTGGCTGAAGAAGGTGCCGACATCATCGCTGTTGATATTTGCGAAAATGTGAAGTCTGTTGACTACGTGCTTGCAACCCCCGAAGACCTTGAAGACACAGCTGCAGCCGTTCGCGCACTTGGTCGCAAAATTTTGACGCGCGTCGTTGATGTGCGTGATGCCGAGGCAATGACAGCTGTAGTGAACGACGGGGTAGCTGAGTTTGGTCACCTTGACATCGTCGTAGCGAATGCTGGCGTGTGCATTACTCGCCCATGGAACAAAGTCAGCCCACAGATTTGGCAAGACACTCTCGATATCAACCTCACCGGTGTCTGGAATACCTGCACCGCAACGATTCCCCATCTGATCAAGAATGAGGGCGGGTCAATCATCATCACGAGCTCAACCGGTGGCATTAAGGGCTTGCCTTTCCTTGCACCATATGTGGCAACAAAGCATGCGATTGTTGGCATCGCAAAAAGTCTTGCAAATGAACTCGCAAGCAACAACATTCGCGTCAACACCATTCACCCAACTGGCGTGAACACCCCGATGGTTACCGGGCTTGGTGGCGAGGCTCCTACTGCAAGTGCTGGCAGCAACAAGCTCAGCCCTATTTACGACAACATGCTTGATGTCGGATTAATCGAAGCTCGCGATGTGAGCTACGCCGTTCTTTACCTTGCATCAGATGAAGCCAAGTATGTAACTGGCACTCAGCTGAAGATTGATGCGGGAAATACCAACCGTTAG
- a CDS encoding class I SAM-dependent methyltransferase, producing the protein MATPPRWFTETEEHHSQWYVDHFRELSAQGVDLAGEARMVDAMLPRGSRILDAGCGPGRTGAWLCAAGHEVVGVDADPVLIEAAIEDHAGPKWQVQDLVELTLTSLGETEFFDAAVMAGNVITYVASGTEVQVLANVRAVLKPDGFAVVGFHTARYEVNEFDQHLAEAGFALESRFATWDLRPWKSDADFVVTVLRNPVE; encoded by the coding sequence ATGGCTACCCCGCCCCGTTGGTTCACGGAGACAGAAGAACATCACTCTCAGTGGTACGTCGACCATTTCCGCGAGCTCTCCGCCCAAGGGGTAGATCTCGCTGGTGAGGCGCGCATGGTCGATGCGATGCTCCCTCGAGGTTCGCGAATTCTTGATGCAGGCTGCGGGCCAGGCCGTACTGGAGCTTGGCTGTGTGCGGCAGGGCACGAGGTGGTGGGTGTTGACGCGGATCCTGTACTGATTGAGGCAGCGATTGAAGATCACGCCGGTCCGAAATGGCAGGTGCAAGACCTTGTCGAGTTAACACTCACGTCACTAGGTGAAACCGAGTTTTTCGATGCAGCCGTCATGGCGGGCAACGTGATCACCTACGTTGCATCAGGAACGGAAGTTCAGGTTCTAGCTAACGTTCGGGCAGTGCTTAAACCCGATGGTTTTGCAGTGGTGGGTTTTCATACAGCCCGCTATGAAGTCAATGAGTTTGATCAGCACCTTGCGGAAGCAGGTTTTGCACTTGAGTCGAGATTTGCGACGTGGGATTTACGGCCATGGAAGAGTGATGCCGATTTTGTCGTGACGGTATTGCGCAATCCTGTTGAATAG
- a CDS encoding cold-shock protein: MAQGTVKWFNAEKGFGFIEQADGGPDVFVHYSAIDSDGYRSLEENQAVEFDITQGPKGPQADKVRVV; encoded by the coding sequence ATGGCACAAGGCACCGTTAAGTGGTTCAACGCTGAAAAGGGTTTCGGCTTCATCGAGCAAGCTGATGGCGGACCAGACGTATTCGTCCACTACTCAGCTATCGATTCAGATGGCTACCGCTCACTCGAAGAAAACCAGGCTGTCGAATTCGACATCACCCAGGGTCCAAAGGGACCTCAGGCTGACAAGGTTCGCGTCGTCTAA
- a CDS encoding HPP family protein: MSQQRSRRFARPLRVHPVVDLSQRKPVKRALALASVETLGLGVLFLLYWLLDIRDSVLAPLMFPPVVSFLLVLATSSSPISRPLRIITAYIVAGTVGVIFAELPGPIFVEAVIAGGITMFCMHLLGAFHAPATAIPLMLVLTFTTGTTTLIALPLLVLLACMVVFLAWGAHRILGDADYPQTWW; this comes from the coding sequence ATGTCACAGCAGCGGTCGCGTCGATTTGCTCGACCCTTGCGCGTACATCCAGTTGTTGATTTGAGTCAACGTAAGCCGGTAAAACGCGCGTTGGCGTTAGCCTCAGTTGAGACTTTGGGCTTGGGTGTTCTTTTTCTTCTTTACTGGTTACTAGATATTCGCGACAGTGTTCTTGCGCCATTAATGTTTCCGCCAGTGGTGAGTTTCTTGTTAGTGCTCGCTACATCGAGTTCCCCTATTTCGCGCCCACTACGCATCATCACCGCCTACATAGTTGCTGGAACCGTTGGTGTGATTTTCGCTGAACTTCCTGGGCCAATATTTGTTGAAGCGGTGATCGCGGGGGGCATCACCATGTTTTGTATGCACTTGCTGGGAGCCTTTCATGCACCTGCAACCGCGATTCCACTCATGTTGGTGCTGACCTTTACTACGGGAACAACCACGCTCATTGCGCTGCCGCTGCTCGTCCTTCTCGCGTGCATGGTGGTGTTTCTCGCGTGGGGTGCACATCGCATCCTTGGCGACGCTGACTATCCACAAACATGGTGGTAG
- a CDS encoding DUF2889 domain-containing protein, whose product MTIVVPLELHPKGPAVAAPVRRPGSIRRTSTIDSIWPNGMEANREVVGRSRDLLTPSDGSEPIVLAEDALFATVAPDRGIVAMESVPPREAIKVLVGATGGSNSRGRVVAAVPEEVAAGTPLYLLLDDLSGATLVGSVALRFWQTPEELDAQMKKMEAVMGKRVMQGICAGFAPGSTALNEDGTNRTMGDTKPVPDIDNPSDPWAWHALTSPTQASHRRSRRIDIWLEDGVVCIEAFFQDSYTSPEGQRHAVHEYEVSATADPVSGNVLSISADPRVLPHYECPMATLSVGRMVGQPLRNFRDSVNEKLPGTDGCTHMNDTLRSMAEVPVLVAHLPL is encoded by the coding sequence ATGACCATCGTTGTGCCCCTTGAGCTCCACCCCAAGGGGCCTGCGGTTGCTGCTCCGGTTCGTCGCCCGGGTTCAATCCGGCGGACGTCGACAATCGACAGCATTTGGCCAAATGGAATGGAAGCCAATCGCGAGGTTGTTGGTCGATCAAGGGATCTCTTGACTCCAAGTGATGGCAGTGAGCCCATCGTCCTCGCGGAAGATGCGTTGTTTGCCACAGTCGCTCCTGATCGCGGCATCGTGGCAATGGAGTCTGTGCCACCTCGCGAGGCAATCAAAGTTCTGGTTGGTGCGACTGGAGGCAGTAACTCACGTGGGCGCGTTGTAGCCGCGGTTCCTGAAGAAGTCGCTGCAGGGACACCGCTGTACTTATTGCTCGATGATTTATCTGGAGCAACATTGGTAGGCAGTGTCGCGTTACGTTTCTGGCAAACACCTGAAGAACTCGACGCGCAGATGAAGAAGATGGAAGCTGTCATGGGCAAGCGCGTGATGCAAGGCATCTGCGCTGGATTCGCACCAGGTTCAACGGCATTGAATGAAGACGGAACAAACAGAACCATGGGGGATACCAAGCCAGTTCCTGATATTGACAATCCATCGGATCCTTGGGCTTGGCATGCATTAACTTCTCCAACGCAAGCATCACACCGACGATCACGCCGCATTGATATCTGGCTGGAAGATGGTGTTGTTTGTATCGAAGCCTTTTTTCAAGATTCGTACACCTCGCCTGAAGGTCAGCGCCATGCAGTTCATGAATATGAAGTTTCTGCAACGGCAGATCCAGTGAGTGGAAATGTTCTTTCCATATCTGCAGATCCCCGTGTGCTGCCACACTACGAATGCCCAATGGCGACGCTTTCGGTTGGTCGGATGGTCGGTCAACCTTTGCGCAATTTCCGAGATTCAGTTAACGAAAAACTGCCTGGTACCGATGGGTGCACGCACATGAATGACACTCTTCGATCAATGGCGGAAGTGCCAGTGCTCGTTGCGCATCTGCCGTTGTAA
- a CDS encoding acyl-CoA thioesterase II — protein sequence MNTPHDSSENASADFAQQLQLQRIDRDIFSGIANNGGPIRTYGGQVAAQSLMAAGLTVEDPQRHVHSLHGYFLRPGSSQDHITYLVERPRDGGSFSSRIVRAIQNGETIFMMTASFSVDDWGPEHQFVQPLAPPPEEGTSDPHMDPEFEDRDGPKKSRKPHRWIDLRLFNPEKSVEMHDGRYERMAWVRILEELPNDPLTQACALTYLSDLTMVPTALSPNAHMRPQLQMASIDHAVWFHAPIRTDEWLLFAQDTPVARGGHGLARGLFYNPEGTLIASVVQESLIRGQRKKS from the coding sequence ATGAATACCCCGCATGACTCATCGGAAAATGCATCAGCAGACTTTGCGCAGCAACTTCAATTGCAACGCATCGATCGAGATATTTTTAGCGGAATTGCAAATAACGGCGGGCCCATTCGTACCTATGGTGGTCAAGTAGCTGCACAATCCCTTATGGCTGCAGGCTTGACTGTGGAGGATCCACAAAGGCACGTCCACTCGTTGCATGGATACTTTCTGCGACCGGGGAGCAGCCAAGACCACATCACCTACCTAGTTGAGCGTCCTAGAGATGGCGGATCATTTTCCTCGCGCATCGTGCGAGCTATTCAAAATGGCGAAACTATCTTCATGATGACCGCATCATTTTCAGTTGATGACTGGGGGCCAGAGCATCAATTCGTTCAACCACTTGCCCCACCTCCTGAAGAGGGTACGAGCGATCCACACATGGATCCAGAGTTTGAGGATCGTGACGGTCCTAAAAAGTCTCGCAAGCCTCATCGCTGGATCGATTTGCGATTATTTAATCCTGAGAAATCAGTTGAGATGCACGACGGGCGATATGAGCGGATGGCTTGGGTGCGAATCTTGGAAGAATTGCCAAATGATCCACTGACTCAAGCGTGTGCTCTCACATATCTCTCAGACCTCACCATGGTCCCAACTGCTTTAAGTCCCAATGCCCATATGCGCCCGCAGCTTCAAATGGCATCAATCGACCATGCTGTTTGGTTCCACGCACCAATACGAACAGACGAGTGGCTGCTGTTTGCTCAAGACACCCCAGTTGCACGCGGGGGCCATGGGCTTGCGCGTGGCTTGTTTTACAACCCTGAGGGCACGCTCATTGCTTCTGTTGTTCAGGAATCCCTTATTCGAGGTCAACGCAAGAAGTCGTGA
- a CDS encoding aldo/keto reductase produces the protein MAILGNTTLDVFPLCLGGNVFGWTADREATFEILDAYAAAGGNFIDTADVYSEWLPGHIGGESETLIGEWMKDRGNRDHMTIATKVSSLTTRPGLSPENIRIATEECLTRLQTDRIDLLYAHRDDPSTPIIDTLNAFDALVHSGKVRYLGASNFTPDRLQESVATSASNGLTQYSVLQNNYNLINRAEYETSMRDIAAQSGITHVPYYGLARGFLTGKYRPGISVESVRASNAEKLLDDRGLQILAALDDVAAQHQVPLATVALSWLKAQPTIGAPIASARTLDQLKELLPMANFDLSDDELTRLSAVSSI, from the coding sequence ATGGCGATTCTTGGCAACACGACTCTTGATGTTTTTCCATTGTGTTTGGGTGGCAATGTTTTTGGATGGACGGCCGATCGAGAAGCAACATTTGAGATCCTTGACGCCTATGCAGCCGCTGGTGGAAATTTCATTGACACTGCCGATGTCTACTCCGAATGGTTACCAGGTCATATCGGTGGCGAATCTGAAACGCTCATTGGCGAGTGGATGAAAGATCGTGGTAATCGCGATCACATGACCATTGCCACAAAAGTGAGCAGCCTGACAACACGTCCAGGTCTTTCGCCAGAGAACATAAGAATCGCTACCGAAGAATGCCTCACGCGGCTGCAAACCGACCGGATCGATCTCTTGTATGCCCACCGTGATGATCCGTCAACACCAATTATTGACACTCTGAATGCGTTCGATGCATTGGTGCACAGCGGAAAGGTGCGTTATCTGGGCGCCTCGAATTTCACTCCCGATCGCCTTCAGGAATCAGTAGCAACATCCGCCAGCAACGGACTAACTCAGTATTCAGTGCTGCAAAATAATTACAACCTCATCAATCGGGCAGAGTATGAAACTTCGATGCGCGACATCGCCGCGCAGTCGGGAATAACTCATGTTCCCTACTACGGACTAGCCCGCGGCTTTCTTACAGGAAAATATCGACCTGGCATCAGCGTAGAAAGCGTGAGAGCGTCAAACGCAGAAAAACTTCTTGATGACCGAGGATTGCAAATCCTTGCCGCCCTTGATGATGTGGCGGCACAACATCAAGTTCCGCTCGCAACCGTTGCCTTATCCTGGCTCAAAGCGCAGCCAACTATTGGTGCACCAATTGCAAGCGCTCGCACGCTTGATCAGCTCAAGGAACTTCTCCCGATGGCGAACTTCGACTTATCTGATGACGAGCTCACACGACTCAGCGCTGTTTCATCCATTTGA